A genomic segment from Flavobacterium inviolabile encodes:
- a CDS encoding thioredoxin family protein — MARTPSNMLPLGTIAPEFYLKDTNSAAAYYSFSDLKGEKGTVVMFICNHCPFVHHVIDEVVRIANDYRVQGIGFIAISSNDVVNYPQDAPELMTEFAFENKFEFPYLYDENQLAARNYDAACTPDFYLFDNLDRLVYRGQLDDSRPANGIPLSGSDLRGAIDGVIYNRVINPEQKPSLGCNIKWK, encoded by the coding sequence ATGGCACGTACTCCGTCAAACATGTTACCGCTTGGAACCATAGCACCTGAATTTTATTTAAAAGATACCAATTCGGCAGCGGCTTATTATTCCTTCTCCGATTTAAAAGGAGAAAAGGGCACCGTAGTCATGTTTATCTGTAACCACTGCCCTTTTGTACATCATGTTATCGACGAAGTTGTCCGCATTGCTAATGACTATCGCGTTCAGGGTATCGGTTTTATTGCCATATCCAGTAATGATGTGGTGAATTATCCGCAGGATGCTCCGGAGCTGATGACGGAATTTGCTTTTGAGAATAAGTTTGAGTTTCCATACCTGTATGATGAGAACCAGCTTGCTGCCAGAAATTATGATGCTGCCTGTACGCCGGATTTTTATCTATTTGACAACCTGGACAGATTGGTGTACCGCGGACAGCTGGACGACAGCAGACCGGCCAACGGAATTCCGCTAAGTGGCAGCGATTTAAGAGGCGCAATAGACGGTGTTATTTACAACCGGGTTATCAATCCGGAACAAAAACCCAGTTTGGGCTGCAATATTAAATGGAAATGA
- a CDS encoding tRNA-binding protein — MEQETISWGDFEKVEMRVGTILEVNDFPEARKPAFQLTIDFGAVIGIRKSSAQITKRYTKDVLIGRQIVAVVNFPKKQIGKFMSECLVLGAVPEEGDVILLAPDFKVENGSRIA; from the coding sequence ATGGAACAAGAAACAATAAGCTGGGGTGATTTTGAAAAAGTAGAAATGAGAGTGGGTACCATACTGGAAGTCAATGATTTTCCGGAAGCCCGAAAACCGGCCTTTCAGTTAACGATCGATTTCGGAGCAGTAATAGGTATCCGCAAATCGTCTGCACAAATTACCAAACGATATACAAAAGACGTTTTAATAGGAAGACAAATTGTAGCTGTGGTTAATTTCCCTAAAAAACAAATTGGAAAATTCATGAGCGAGTGCCTCGTTTTAGGCGCGGTTCCCGAAGAGGGAGATGTTATTTTACTGGCTCCGGATTTTAAAGTTGAAAACGGTTCCAGAATAGCGTAA
- a CDS encoding YeiH family protein has protein sequence MESTSPENKIKILFFSIFIILCLFPFFSPPIALLSGFLLTLFLGNPFQKFSHSATRILLQFSVVGLGFGMNITEAVKTGKEGFLFTIVSITTTLIVGLLVGKLFAINRKTSFLISSGTAICGGSAIAALSPVVKAGEEEISVSLATIFILNSIALFVFPLLGHVFHLSQPQFGMWCAIAIHDTSSVVGAAQRFGDEALQIATTVKLQRALWIIPVSVVTALVFKNKESKVAVPYFIFLFIAAMLFNSYFPAFQPINEVIVMLAKKGLTITLFLIGAGLTKESLKKAGIKPLAQGVLLWLFISVVSLVVIVNTIA, from the coding sequence ATGGAATCAACCAGCCCAGAAAACAAAATCAAAATACTGTTTTTCAGCATTTTTATCATTTTATGTCTTTTCCCTTTCTTTTCACCGCCAATAGCTTTATTGTCGGGTTTCCTGCTCACTTTGTTCCTGGGCAATCCTTTTCAGAAATTCAGCCACAGTGCCACCAGGATATTATTGCAGTTTTCGGTGGTGGGTCTGGGTTTCGGAATGAACATTACCGAAGCGGTCAAAACCGGAAAGGAAGGTTTTCTCTTCACCATAGTATCCATCACTACAACATTGATCGTCGGATTGCTTGTCGGGAAGCTGTTTGCGATTAACCGGAAAACCAGTTTTTTAATTTCCTCCGGAACCGCTATTTGCGGCGGAAGCGCCATTGCTGCCCTGAGTCCGGTTGTTAAAGCCGGAGAAGAAGAAATATCCGTTTCTCTGGCAACGATCTTTATCCTTAATTCAATAGCATTATTCGTCTTTCCGCTGTTGGGACATGTCTTTCATTTAAGTCAGCCGCAATTTGGGATGTGGTGTGCCATTGCCATTCACGATACCAGTTCTGTGGTTGGAGCCGCCCAGCGGTTTGGCGACGAAGCCTTACAGATAGCCACTACTGTAAAACTGCAACGTGCCTTATGGATCATACCGGTTTCGGTTGTAACAGCACTGGTTTTTAAAAATAAGGAAAGTAAGGTAGCCGTTCCGTATTTTATCTTCCTGTTTATTGCGGCCATGCTTTTCAACAGCTATTTTCCCGCTTTCCAGCCAATAAACGAAGTCATTGTCATGCTGGCAAAAAAAGGACTGACAATAACCCTGTTCCTGATCGGAGCCGGATTAACAAAAGAATCACTGAAAAAAGCCGGTATAAAACCTTTGGCTCAGGGTGTCCTGTTATGGCTTTTTATATCCGTAGTATCGCTTGTGGTTATTGTGAATACCATTGCTTAG
- a CDS encoding LysR family transcriptional regulator, whose product MSDTRLKIFHTVARHLSFTKASEELCITQPAVTKNIKELESEFDIRLFERKGNKIELTEAGQLLFNHSEDIFEIYKRIHFDLSLLKERHSGELQLGASTTLSQYILPPVLANFYRHFPDIRISLINANTEKIEKAVIQKKVALGIVEGKSKNVALKYTPFLKDEIVAVVHTSQKLADKDNLSMAEFLKTPLVLREAGSGSLDIILHELGKHSVHLKDLNVIMHLGSTESIKSFLANSNCIAFVSITAVSKEIVNGEFKVIDIEDLDIKRIFYFAHLQGKTERIPEIFMRFTQNSITGSYSL is encoded by the coding sequence ATGTCGGATACCCGCTTAAAAATCTTTCATACAGTCGCCAGGCATCTGAGCTTTACAAAAGCTTCCGAAGAGTTATGCATTACCCAGCCTGCCGTTACCAAAAACATCAAAGAGCTGGAATCTGAATTTGACATCCGTTTGTTTGAAAGAAAAGGCAATAAGATCGAATTAACCGAAGCCGGGCAGCTGCTTTTCAATCACTCGGAAGATATTTTTGAAATTTACAAAAGGATCCATTTCGATTTAAGTCTTTTAAAAGAACGCCATTCCGGTGAACTGCAGCTGGGCGCCAGTACCACGCTAAGCCAGTATATCCTTCCTCCCGTTCTGGCTAATTTTTACAGACATTTTCCGGATATCCGGATTTCGCTTATCAATGCCAATACCGAAAAAATTGAAAAAGCCGTTATCCAGAAAAAAGTAGCTTTGGGAATTGTGGAAGGAAAATCAAAAAATGTAGCCTTAAAATACACGCCTTTTTTAAAGGATGAAATTGTAGCCGTTGTGCACACTTCTCAAAAACTGGCTGACAAAGACAACCTCAGCATGGCGGAATTTTTAAAAACACCGCTGGTATTAAGAGAAGCCGGTTCCGGCAGTCTTGATATTATTTTACACGAACTGGGCAAGCATTCCGTTCACCTGAAAGACCTGAATGTTATTATGCATTTGGGCAGTACCGAAAGTATAAAATCCTTTCTGGCAAATTCCAATTGTATTGCCTTTGTGTCCATTACGGCCGTTAGCAAAGAAATTGTCAACGGCGAATTTAAAGTTATTGACATTGAAGACCTCGACATCAAGCGCATTTTTTATTTCGCTCATTTACAAGGAAAAACGGAGCGCATCCCGGAAATCTTTATGCGGTTTACCCAAAACAGTATAACCGGAAGTTATAGCTTATAA